A window of Halobellus sp. LT62 contains these coding sequences:
- a CDS encoding DUF5795 family protein, translating to MSNRVVEGRMVTPKRLAELVEGERPLEAEAIEDAEMDCPECGENVLSVGYMPSVTEFVTAYKCQECSWSDTDR from the coding sequence ATGAGCAACCGCGTCGTCGAAGGGCGGATGGTAACGCCGAAACGACTCGCCGAACTCGTCGAAGGCGAGCGCCCGCTGGAAGCAGAGGCGATCGAAGACGCCGAGATGGACTGTCCCGAATGCGGCGAGAACGTCCTCTCGGTGGGCTATATGCCGAGCGTGACCGAGTTCGTCACCGCGTACAAGTGCCAAGAGTGTTCGTGGTCCGATACCGATCGGTAA
- a CDS encoding DUF5794 domain-containing protein, translating into MSVSRHPVALRLEQRVGGATRLLATVMALPLVDGIFPALIIAGALSSPLGIIETGLLIFGGSATVAVILAEMDGTRREQVTSILLIGALLLPLAGVEALFAETLKSVLNFEVFHRFAGLVILAVAAKTASAKVGEYLPSPSVIIGFGLIASLELGGAALVIDPDVGTIARAVAAAGTGVAFALAVAVFAPSLRGAVDIDRFRFGSSVALGMLAVDVLGLLPTQAPVALAVLGVTALFAYDPDANVEHDAAVVDDADDTPDPESVDGEDRGRDVTVGGALSSLRTAVTDGVDHDEEDDERESDETGGDVGYGYPDSDGSRAPWL; encoded by the coding sequence ATGAGCGTCTCTCGGCATCCAGTCGCACTCCGCCTCGAGCAGCGGGTAGGTGGTGCGACCCGACTCTTGGCGACGGTGATGGCTCTCCCGCTCGTCGACGGAATCTTCCCCGCGCTCATCATCGCGGGCGCGCTCAGCAGCCCGCTCGGGATCATCGAGACCGGACTGCTGATCTTCGGCGGGTCGGCGACGGTCGCGGTCATCCTCGCGGAGATGGACGGTACGCGCCGCGAACAGGTGACGTCGATCCTCCTGATCGGCGCGCTGTTACTCCCGCTCGCGGGAGTGGAAGCCCTCTTCGCGGAGACGCTGAAGAGCGTGCTGAACTTCGAGGTCTTCCACCGCTTCGCCGGCCTCGTCATCCTCGCAGTCGCGGCGAAGACCGCCTCCGCGAAGGTCGGCGAGTACCTCCCTTCACCGAGCGTCATCATCGGTTTCGGCCTGATCGCGAGCCTCGAACTCGGTGGCGCGGCGCTGGTGATCGACCCCGACGTCGGGACGATCGCCCGCGCCGTGGCGGCCGCCGGAACCGGCGTCGCCTTCGCGCTTGCCGTCGCCGTGTTCGCGCCGAGCCTCCGCGGGGCCGTCGACATCGACCGCTTCCGCTTCGGGAGCTCGGTCGCGCTGGGAATGCTCGCCGTCGACGTACTCGGCCTGCTTCCAACCCAAGCGCCCGTCGCGCTCGCGGTGCTGGGCGTCACGGCCCTGTTCGCCTACGATCCGGACGCGAACGTAGAGCACGACGCTGCTGTTGTGGACGACGCCGACGATACGCCCGATCCCGAGTCGGTCGACGGCGAGGACCGCGGCCGCGACGTGACCGTGGGCGGGGCGCTCTCGTCGCTTCGAACGGCCGTCACCGACGGCGTCGACCACGACGAGGAGGACGACGAGCGCGAATCCGACGAGACCGGCGGCGACGTCGGCTACGGATATCCGGATTCCGACGGTTCGCGGGCCCCGTGGCTCTGA